The following proteins come from a genomic window of Parambassis ranga chromosome 4, fParRan2.1, whole genome shotgun sequence:
- the prg4b gene encoding proteoglycan 4b isoform X1 produces the protein MSSLMFCALILLACALNFTAAQTSCKGRCGSEYYRGYMCQCDYNCLSYEECCNDFEAQCTTKNSCKGRCGESFKRGRLCSCDPDCVKYKQCCSDYKQHCDAGVITEIKGAASATASSCNVNNNKEATFDEATPQPSTFTEGNDADDPLTLDSPTSYPPDDLSNDVYGQIFPSDEFSNTDAEATQIPESSSGYGATTADLLDQSSTEPTLSTDTVELTTETVFSQTDMMPSADYNLHTLNPTNAESPSGSTASDTTVFTSSSDPTTAEPTTPAVAQDTSSQPASTSAPETGPSTSNPELETLGMPDEPGATILPLDKPEVTNPTISASATPDPTPIQEETTSSSNTESGSGGDVPTAAPSSPADAEDPFTTVTPVDSSKIEAATTLFPPSTATVKDETTNSVTPTPTQSAQTPEVTSKPQEKPHKPPAAKPTSKPENKPQNTDEGRDYQGDDSNDPNLCSGRPVSGVTTLRNGTTVVFRGHYFWFLDRNRVPSPARGITQVWGIPSPIDTVFTRCNCQGKTYIFKGGQYWRFENDVLDPGYPKVVETGFDGLRGHITAALSVPQYQRRRESVYFFKRGGHVQKYSYQYGTSPTCGRKVQHGIYTVRNRMARQAVSLLEPAINIRTAWRGFPSTITAAVSIPSNREPEGYKYYVFSRSKSYNVRIDGERPVITTPTANAAPQANNFFNCPKKV, from the exons ATGTCTTCCTTGATGTTCTGTGCTCTGATTTTGCTGGCTTGTGCTTTGAACTTTACTGCTGCTCAGA CGAGCTGCAAAGGACGATGTGGCTCCGAGTACTACAGGGGCTACATGTGCCAGTGTGACTATAACTGTCTGTCTTATGAAGAATGCTGCAATGACTTTGAAGCACAATGCACCACAA AAAACTCATGTAAAGGACGGTGTGGAGAAAGCTTTAAGAGAGGCCGGCTGTGTAGCTGCGACCCTGACTGTGTCAAGTACAAACAGTGCTGTTCAGATTACAAGCAGCACTGTGATGCAGGAG TTATCACAGAGATCAAAGGAGCAGCCAGTGCAACAGCATCATCatgtaatgtaaataataacaaaG AGGCAACTTTTGATGAAGCAACACCGCAGCCATCCACCTTCACTGAGGGAAATGACGCAG ATGACCCTTTAACCCTGGACAGTCCCACATCATATCCACCAGATGATCTCAGTAATG ATGTGTACGGCCAGATTTTTCCAAGCGATGAATTTTCCAACACTGATGCAGAGGCGACACAGATCCcagagagcagcagtggttATGGAGCCACTACAGCTGACCTGCTGGATCAATCGTCCACTGAACCCACCCTGAGTACAGACACTGTGGAGCTCACAACAGAAACGGTCTTTTCCCAGACAGACATGATGCCATCAGCTGATTACAACCTCCACACCCTTAATCCCACAAATGCAGAATCCCCAAGTGGGAGCACAG CTTCAGATACCACTGTTTTTACAAGCTCATCCGACCCTACAACAGCTGAGCCCACAACACCAGCAGTTGCCCAAGACACCAGCAGCCAGCCAGCTTCAACCTCAGCACCTGAAACAGGGCCTTCAACCAGCAACCCAGAGCTGGAGACACTGGGGATGCCGGACGAACCTGGGGCCACCATTCTTCCTCTTGACAAACCAGAAGTCACAAACCCCACCATCTCTGCCTCAGCAACCCCAGACCCCACACCAATCCAAGAGGAAACCACGTCCAGCTCCAACACTGAGAGCGGCTCAGGAGGAGACGTCCCAACAGCCGCTCCCTCTTCTCCTGCAGATGCTGAAGATCCTTTCACCACTGTAACTCCAGTGGATTCATCAAAGATTGAGGCAGCAACCACCCTCTTCCCCCCATCCACAGCTACAGTGAAGGATGAAACCACAAACAGTGTTACACCCACACCTACACAAAGTGCCCAGACCCCTGAAGTCACCTCAAAACCTCAGGAGAAACCACACAAACCACCTGCGGCTAAACCCACCTCCAAACCTGAGAATAAACCCCAGAACACAGATGAAGGGAGAGATTACCAAGGAG ACGACAGCAATGATCCAAACCTGTGCAGTGGGCGGCCTGTCAGTGGTGTCACCACTCTGAGGAATGGCACAACAGTGGTGTTCAGAG GTCATTACTTCTGGTTCCTGGACAGAAACAGGGTGCCAAGTCCTGCCAGAGGCATCACCCAAGTGTGGGGCATCCCTTCTCCCATCGACACTGTGTTCACCCGCTGCAACTGCCAGGGAAAAACATACATCTTCAAG GGAGGCCAGTACTGGCGCTTTGAGAATGATGTTTTGGACCCTGGCTATCCCAAAGTCGTTGAAACAGGCTTTGATGGACTGCGGGGCCACATCACAGCGGCCCTGTCTGTGCCTCAGtaccagaggaggagggagtcgGTCTACTTCTTCAAGAGAG GTGGACATGTCCAGAAGTATTCATACCAGTATGGCACTAGTCCTACATGTGGAAGGAAAGTCCAGCATGGCATTTACACAGTCCGCAACCGGATGGCTCGGCAAGCAG TGTCTCTTTTAGAGCCAGCCATCAACATCCGTACAGCCTGGAGAGGCTTTCCCTCCAccatcacagctgcagtgtcCATCCCCAGCAACAGAGAACCAGAGGGGTACAAATACTACGTCTTCTCCAGAT CAAAATCCTACAACGTAAGAATAGATGGAGAACGCCCCGTTATCACCACTCCTACAGCCAACGCCGCACCTCAGGCCAACAACTTTTTCAACTGTCCAAAGAAAGTCTAA
- the prg4b gene encoding proteoglycan 4b isoform X2, translating to MSSLMFCALILLACALNFTAAQTSCKGRCGSEYYRGYMCQCDYNCLSYEECCNDFEAQCTTKNSCKGRCGESFKRGRLCSCDPDCVKYKQCCSDYKQHCDAGEATFDEATPQPSTFTEGNDADDPLTLDSPTSYPPDDLSNDVYGQIFPSDEFSNTDAEATQIPESSSGYGATTADLLDQSSTEPTLSTDTVELTTETVFSQTDMMPSADYNLHTLNPTNAESPSGSTASDTTVFTSSSDPTTAEPTTPAVAQDTSSQPASTSAPETGPSTSNPELETLGMPDEPGATILPLDKPEVTNPTISASATPDPTPIQEETTSSSNTESGSGGDVPTAAPSSPADAEDPFTTVTPVDSSKIEAATTLFPPSTATVKDETTNSVTPTPTQSAQTPEVTSKPQEKPHKPPAAKPTSKPENKPQNTDEGRDYQGDDSNDPNLCSGRPVSGVTTLRNGTTVVFRGHYFWFLDRNRVPSPARGITQVWGIPSPIDTVFTRCNCQGKTYIFKGGQYWRFENDVLDPGYPKVVETGFDGLRGHITAALSVPQYQRRRESVYFFKRGGHVQKYSYQYGTSPTCGRKVQHGIYTVRNRMARQAVSLLEPAINIRTAWRGFPSTITAAVSIPSNREPEGYKYYVFSRSKSYNVRIDGERPVITTPTANAAPQANNFFNCPKKV from the exons ATGTCTTCCTTGATGTTCTGTGCTCTGATTTTGCTGGCTTGTGCTTTGAACTTTACTGCTGCTCAGA CGAGCTGCAAAGGACGATGTGGCTCCGAGTACTACAGGGGCTACATGTGCCAGTGTGACTATAACTGTCTGTCTTATGAAGAATGCTGCAATGACTTTGAAGCACAATGCACCACAA AAAACTCATGTAAAGGACGGTGTGGAGAAAGCTTTAAGAGAGGCCGGCTGTGTAGCTGCGACCCTGACTGTGTCAAGTACAAACAGTGCTGTTCAGATTACAAGCAGCACTGTGATGCAGGAG AGGCAACTTTTGATGAAGCAACACCGCAGCCATCCACCTTCACTGAGGGAAATGACGCAG ATGACCCTTTAACCCTGGACAGTCCCACATCATATCCACCAGATGATCTCAGTAATG ATGTGTACGGCCAGATTTTTCCAAGCGATGAATTTTCCAACACTGATGCAGAGGCGACACAGATCCcagagagcagcagtggttATGGAGCCACTACAGCTGACCTGCTGGATCAATCGTCCACTGAACCCACCCTGAGTACAGACACTGTGGAGCTCACAACAGAAACGGTCTTTTCCCAGACAGACATGATGCCATCAGCTGATTACAACCTCCACACCCTTAATCCCACAAATGCAGAATCCCCAAGTGGGAGCACAG CTTCAGATACCACTGTTTTTACAAGCTCATCCGACCCTACAACAGCTGAGCCCACAACACCAGCAGTTGCCCAAGACACCAGCAGCCAGCCAGCTTCAACCTCAGCACCTGAAACAGGGCCTTCAACCAGCAACCCAGAGCTGGAGACACTGGGGATGCCGGACGAACCTGGGGCCACCATTCTTCCTCTTGACAAACCAGAAGTCACAAACCCCACCATCTCTGCCTCAGCAACCCCAGACCCCACACCAATCCAAGAGGAAACCACGTCCAGCTCCAACACTGAGAGCGGCTCAGGAGGAGACGTCCCAACAGCCGCTCCCTCTTCTCCTGCAGATGCTGAAGATCCTTTCACCACTGTAACTCCAGTGGATTCATCAAAGATTGAGGCAGCAACCACCCTCTTCCCCCCATCCACAGCTACAGTGAAGGATGAAACCACAAACAGTGTTACACCCACACCTACACAAAGTGCCCAGACCCCTGAAGTCACCTCAAAACCTCAGGAGAAACCACACAAACCACCTGCGGCTAAACCCACCTCCAAACCTGAGAATAAACCCCAGAACACAGATGAAGGGAGAGATTACCAAGGAG ACGACAGCAATGATCCAAACCTGTGCAGTGGGCGGCCTGTCAGTGGTGTCACCACTCTGAGGAATGGCACAACAGTGGTGTTCAGAG GTCATTACTTCTGGTTCCTGGACAGAAACAGGGTGCCAAGTCCTGCCAGAGGCATCACCCAAGTGTGGGGCATCCCTTCTCCCATCGACACTGTGTTCACCCGCTGCAACTGCCAGGGAAAAACATACATCTTCAAG GGAGGCCAGTACTGGCGCTTTGAGAATGATGTTTTGGACCCTGGCTATCCCAAAGTCGTTGAAACAGGCTTTGATGGACTGCGGGGCCACATCACAGCGGCCCTGTCTGTGCCTCAGtaccagaggaggagggagtcgGTCTACTTCTTCAAGAGAG GTGGACATGTCCAGAAGTATTCATACCAGTATGGCACTAGTCCTACATGTGGAAGGAAAGTCCAGCATGGCATTTACACAGTCCGCAACCGGATGGCTCGGCAAGCAG TGTCTCTTTTAGAGCCAGCCATCAACATCCGTACAGCCTGGAGAGGCTTTCCCTCCAccatcacagctgcagtgtcCATCCCCAGCAACAGAGAACCAGAGGGGTACAAATACTACGTCTTCTCCAGAT CAAAATCCTACAACGTAAGAATAGATGGAGAACGCCCCGTTATCACCACTCCTACAGCCAACGCCGCACCTCAGGCCAACAACTTTTTCAACTGTCCAAAGAAAGTCTAA